The following DNA comes from Chryseobacterium gallinarum.
AAATGGAAAAAATTATTCCTGAAGCTGTAGAAAAACCAAAAGGAAACGAAGAGAACTATGGAATGAATTATAACCAACTGATTCCTGTTCTGACGAGAGCAATACAGGAACAGCAAAACATGATCCTCAGACAACAGGATATAATTGATAAACAAAACATTGAGAACAAGAATTTAATGAACGAAATTGAACAGATTAAAAAGAAAATAGGTTTGTAATGTTTTAAAATTAAAGATCAATAGTAATAAGGTTCTATTAACACACCGATGAGTTAAGGCTGTCTTTTATAAGATGGCCTTATTTACAGTTTAAAATTCAGACTAGCGAACATTATCCATGAATAACAAAATTTCTGACATTTTAAACAGATATTCCGGTGAGTCCATAAAACAATTATTTTCCAGAATACAATTAATTACCAAAATTCACGAAGTGAGGAACCTCCGTCGCAAAACTGTTCATCGGTAAAAGATTATTCCTGTTACTGTTAAAGTCAAAAACCGAATGATTATCAAAAGGAACCTTAGGATAATACATGAATGAAATCTGAATTCTGTTGAAAACCAGAAAAGGATTATTAATTAAAACTCCAATACCTATTTTTGTATTGGTCTTTGTTTTCAAGAGTTTATCATCAGGCATCCCCAGCCAGCCAGCCGCCATTGTCAGATACGGGCTAAAATGAAAATTCTTCCAGGTTTTATTGATAAAAAGCTGAAGCTGGTATCTCAATACCAGTTTTTTTGTTCCGATAAAATCTGAATTGTAAACGGGAAATTCATCCGGAGAAGAAAGATTGATCCTGTCTTTATAGGAATAGTTGTGCTGTGGATTCCCTAACGCTAAAGTCGGGGAAAAGAAATGCCTCGCTTTGGCAAATTTCCAATCCATAAGTGGCGTAAAATAGGTTCCATCCAGACGGAAAGATTCACGGTTCCGGCTATCTTCATTAAAAAATCTTCCGAACTGGGCCTTTACAGTAAAATACCCCAGCTTTGTAAAATTACCGTAAGATGCGGAAACTCCCACATAGGGGTTCACTACTTTATCCCTTGATAAACCGCCTGCGGTAAAACTTAATGAATTGCCATAAGCAATATCCTCCGGTAGGTCATATTGAAAAATATTCTTCTGAACGGAAAATTTTCTGTTAATAAATCCCACAGACATCAGGAAACTGTTGTAAGAGCTGAAATACTTATACTGATCAATTCCGGGACTGTCTTTATACCTGTAATTCTGAAACCTCCCTATGATGGCAATATTGCTGAAAATTTTCTCACCGGGATCAGATGAAACCGGTATCTGGTAACCACCCCACAAATCCTGATTATACACTTTGATCTGAACTTCAGGAAAGTGAGTATCAGCTTCTGTCGGAAGCAAAACATGCCGCATAAAATATTCGAAAGTAAAACCTCCCGCCCACTTTGTTAAAGGAGAGAAAAAATCTTTTCTGACATTGAAATTAACCCTTTCATTCCTGAAAAAATCCCGTTCTCCAAGAACCTGGGCATTAATGTAAGAACCAAAAAGATTATAAGCAGTATAACTTCCTAAAAGATAGTTCTGCTTTTCTTTGGAATCATTTCTGTAAAGGAAATCAAAGGTATGCCCTAAACCTAGTACATTTTCTTCGGTAAGTCCCAGGCCCATTGTACTCCCTGAATAGCTCAGCCTTGGTTTCAGGCTCCAGGAATCAAGAACCCTTACCACAACATCAATTGAATCTTTGCCGGAAGTACTGTCGGAAACACTGATATGAACCCTGTTTACAAAAGGCATTGCCCTCAGCAAACGTTCAGACTCATAGATCTTCTGAGCATTATATTCTTCCCCTTTCTTAAAAAGCAAATAATGGTCAACAGTAGAAACCCTTGTAGTAGGATGAAGATGATCTGCCAGCCAATCATACCATTTTAATTTTTCTTTCTGATCTTTCGAGCCGTATCCAAAAGGATCTATTGTTTCTATCCTGACATTTCTGATATATTTCTTATTATAGGCCACCTGCGTCAGTTTTTCCATCCTGGATTTCACAGAAGTGGAATCTGCCTCTCTCCGGAATATCAAACGATGAATAAATCTCGTGACTTTTCTTTTATCTGAAAATTCTTCTATTTTATAATACAGTGAATCTTTCTTTTCCTGTGCATGTAAACAAAAGAAACCACTTAAACAGAAAATTAAAATTACAATCGATCTAGTCATTGGTTATCAAATTCAATGCAGGTATAGCAACAATTTATAAGCCAACAGACTCAAAAAGCAGGAGAATATTCATCAAATACTACCTTTGAGTAAAAGTAGGAGATACCAATCAAAAAATACTTAACAAATCAAAAGCAACCTGTATTCACCTTCATTCTCAACAGGAGCGCGATGCACGCAGGGTAAAACTTTTTGTTCAGGATGGTCCACAGCCAACCTCCAAAGATGTCCTAATCCTAAATTAACAGGCTCCGCACCGGGCTTAGGCTGATAATGCAGATCAAAGAAGCCGTCTTTCAGGAAGTCTTCAAATTCTTCTTCCGGACCATCATGTAATTCTTTAAGCTTTTCACGGATTTCCGGAATCAGAATCTTTTGCTCTGCCTGATGGTTGGGAAGAATATCGCTTGCAGCCCCATAATAGGTACATAAAAAAGTGTCCGTACCAACAGGCGAACGATCAACATGATAGGAATAGACATCAGTTGAAATAAAATCAAATTCCTGATCCCGTTCATAACATTTAAGCAGGTTCAGGGAAGGAGCTGCCCCGAAATCCGTCAATGCCTGTATATCATTCAATATAACCTCTCTTGCCCTCTCCCCTTTTTCTGATAATTCCAGTGTCAAAAGGTCTTCCACGGAAATTTCTGTGATCGTATCTTCTAACCGGAGTTTAGAAACAATTTCTTTAAAATCCCCATCTAAAGTCCTGTACCAGCAAAGGGCATTTATCATCCCCTGGAAATGAGTATTCACCAGCTCAGAAAAGGTAGAAACTGTTCCAATTTGAGTGTTGTCAGAAAATATATTGTCCATATTTGAGAAGTTCCGTCCGTTTTGTTCCACAAAAATAAGAAATCGCCGGTAAGCAGCTACCTGAATTGCTTAGGTCTGTTCTTTTGTCCCGCCAGTTCTGCTATTTCTTCAATACGTTTCTTACGCGTTTCCGGTCTTTTAGCCAGAACAATCCATTGCAGCAACATCTTTTTCACCGATTTACTCAAACTTAAAAAATATTCTTCTGAACCATAGTATTTTTTAAATGCCTCGTTCAGGTCATCAGGAATGATCAGTTCTTCAACACTGTCTAAAATCACCCAGGAACCATTTTGTTTTGCAGTTTCAATCACTTTATACCCCGCTTCTGTCATCAGTTTACTATCTATAAGCTTTTGAATCTTTTCTTTATTGATTTTTGACCAGGTACTGTGAGGCTTGCGCCTGCTGAACAACTGCATAAAAGATCCTTCATCAATCGTTTTTCTTGTACTGTCTATCCAGCCAAAACAAAGCGCCTCATCTACCAGTACCGTCCAATCTACTGTAGGAAGACCGGATTTTTTGGTATTACAAATCACCCAGACTGACTGCTCCGATAAATGATTATGCTCCAGCCATTCCCGCCAATCTGCTCTTTTATTGACATGTATAGTTTGTCTTTTTACCACAGTTTTCATGGCATTTTATATTTATTGTTGTATTGCTCAAATATAAAAAGAAGTAATGACAACAGCATGTCAGTATGAAAACGAAATCCGGTATTATAGATGTAAACCTCCTGTTAATTGGTGTATCAGTAAGCTCAAATCTCTTTTGCCCGACATTTTAAAATGAATAGGTAAAGGAAATTGCCAACGAAGGTGAAATACTTTATCTTTGTTTTCCGATGTTATTATCAATATGTATTCGAAGATCTTCACTATGAGAAAAAATAGTTTTTTATTTTCTGCAAAAGGATTGTGCATAGCCGCTTTTCTTTCTTTAAACACTGTAATGTATGCCCAGAAAACGGCTGATATTTCAACCTTGTCAGAAAAGACATTAAGCAATATCCTGGAAAAGAACAGGGGATATTACACCCAGGGTAAAGTTGCTGATTATATTCCTGAGCTGGGAAAAATGGATGCCAGAGCTATTGCTTTCTCGGTTGTAGATAAAAATGGCAAAATACTGAATACCGGAGATGTACATAAGAAATTCACCATGCAGAGCATTTCAAAGATCATTGCCCTGATGATCGCAGTAAATGAGAAAGGTGAAGCGAATGTTTTTGATAAAATGGGGTATTTTGGATCTGAAAAGCCTTTTAACCATTTTTCCAATCTTGAAACCACCGGTAAGCCGCTAAACCCCATGATGAATGCAGGGGCAATTCTTACCACTTCCTTAATCTCCGGAGAGGGTGAAAAGCCTTTTCTTAAGGTACTGGATATGGTTCGGTACATTACCAAAAATCCAGACATTGATTACAGCAAGTCTGTTTATGAATCTGAAAAAGCAACGGGACACCGTAACCGCGGAATGTTTTACCTGATGAAAAATAATGGATTGATTTCAGGAAATGAAGATCAGCTGGACAATTACTTCAAACAATGTTCTATTGAATTGACAGCTGAAGATCTGGCTAAAATAGGCTATTTCTTTGCCAACCAATGCGTCAGGTTCGACGGAGATTCCCAATATAAAAATGCAGATATCGCCCAACTGATAGAATCACAAATGCTTACTGCCGGTATGTATGAGTTCAGTGGTGAATATTCCAGAATGGTAGGGCTTCCGAGTAAGTCGGGTGTTGGAGGAGGAATTACGGTAAGTGTTCCGGGAAAAATGGGTATTGGTGTTTTCAGCCCTGCCCTGGACCAACATGGAAATTCACTGGCAGGATATCATATGATTCTGGATCTGGTTAAACAATATAGTTTAAGTATATTTTAATTTTTTTTAAAGTTTAATCTCATATTTACCAGCTAAATAGTAAAAGCTTTTCTATAAAACAGGTCGGATTCTATATATCCGGCTTGTTTTTTTATGAAAAATTAACAATAGCTCTTATTTATTCAAGTTATTGAAACTATAAAATAATTTTATTGATAATTGTTATTATTATAGTAAATAATTAACAAGTAATTTATCTTTACATTGAATTTTTATTTTCATAATAACTCCTATTTTCCGGCTCATTTTTCTTTGGCTTTTCTCATTTAAAATCACCACTTTCGGTCCGTAACTCTCCCTTTCTTTATTTCATTTTATTCAAAAAAAAGCAACTATTTTTAATGAATTAAATGAGGTCTTTTAACGATTTATTTACCTGTACAGATATATTATCATTTCGTAATATACAAAAAAACAAATCTCTTAATATTGAAATATTTTATTTTTTATTTCTATATTTGCTTAACATTTCTTTAACTATAATTAGTTATATTTATAGTTACATGGATTGTGCCGACCTATTTCTGATGAATAAGAGAATAAACTATATACTTTAATAAAGTTTGAATAATCAATATTTTTTTGTTAAAAAATTATTACCAAATTTCATTTATGGTTAAAGATGTATTATAATTTTATTATTTTTATTCACCCGTAACAAACAAAGTCTCTTTATGCTCATTATATTGATTTTTTTGTTACAACCCGCATATTATTATTTTAATACTAAATGCAATGAAAAACTTGACCATTATAAGGCTGATGCCTCTTGAAAAGCCGGACACCAATCCTAACTCTAATCACTTTAGAGCCAACCACATACTGTTGAAAAATTATCAACAAACAGCCTTTACAATTAAAAATATAATAAAAACCAATTTTATGATTTTATAACAGCCATTGCTCTTTATTTCAAAGGGTTATGAATTTTATAAAATTTTACTAACATATCACGCCATGAAAAACTTAACCATTATTGGACTAACGCCTTTTGAAAAGCCGGATGTCAACCTTATGCCTAAATTGCATCAGGCGGGTATATTTCCTGTCCTCAGCTTAGGCCAAGAGTTAATGACCGCCCAGGCAGCCCTCAGTCAACTTGGAGAAACAAACTTACCTTCTTACGGTGTTTATGTTTCTAATGAAAAACTTTCAGCACTTCAACTTCCGGAGAATGTACGATTTGCGATCTTACCATTCGGAGTGACCATTCCTCAAAACTCAAATCTGGATATTATTTATCAGGTAACCAGCCTAGAGGAGGCAAAACAGGCTGAAGAATCAGGAGCTCAAGGAATCATCATCAAAGGAAATGAAGCGGGAGGTCACATCGGCTATGAATCAACTTTTGTACTGTTCCAGCGCATTATTAATGAGATCAAAAGCATTCCGGTGTGGGTACAGGGGGGAATAGGACTCCATACTGCCGCAGCCGTAAAAGCTTTGGGAGCAACAGGTGTTGTACTGGACAGCCAACTGGCCTTATTCCCCGAAAGTTCTGTTCCAAAGGACATCAAAGATTTATGTTCAAAACTTAACGGAACTGAAACCAAAATCATTGCCGACCATCGTGTATTGGTAAGGCCCAATTCACCTTCATTACCGGATGATATTAGCGCTGAAGATCTTCAACAGTATTTTACAGATCTTGACATCAGCAAAAGCTACATTCCAATGGGTCAGGATATTTCCCTGGCAACAGACCTGTATGAAGAGTTCAGAACATTGAAAAGGCTTGCTTTTGGATTGAAAGAAGCCATGCATGGCCACCTGAAACAGGCAAAAGCCCTTCAGGTGATCGATCAGAACAATCCATTAGCACAGGAACTCGGATTAAAATATCCAATCGCACAGGGACCCATGACCCGCGTAAGTGATGTTCCCGGATTTGCCAATGCAGTAGCAGAAGCGGGAGCCTTACCGTTTGTTGCCTTATCTTTATTGAAAGGAAATTCTGCAAAGTCTCTGGTAATGGAAACCAAAGAACTTGCAGGTAATAAAACATGGGGAGTAGGAATTCTAGGGTTTGCCCCTCAGGAATTAAGGGATGAACAAACCTCTTACATCCTTGAAGCCCAGCCACCTGTAGTGTTAATCGCAGGAGGAAGACCGGCACAGGCTAAAATATTTGAAAAAGCAGGTATAAAGACATTCTTACATGTTCCGTCTCCTGCCCTTTTAGACATTTTCCTTAAAGAAGGAGCTAAGAGCTTTATATTTGAAGGCCGTGAATGCGGTGGGCACGTAGGTCCGCTATCCAGCATGGTTCTTTGGGAAAAACAGATTGAACGTATATTAAAAGAAGATCATCCGGAAAATATCAGTGTATTTTTCGCGGGTGGAATCCATAATGATTTTTCAACAGCATTCGTTTCTATCATGGCTGCTCCACTAGCTGCCAGAGGCGTAAAAGTGGGAGTATTGATGGGGACAGCCTATCTGTACACTCAGGAAGCTGTACAAACCGGAGCTATTCAGGAAGAATTCCAGTTACAGGCAATGCAGGCAAAGGATACCGTTTTATTAGAAACAGCTCCGGGCCACGAAACCCGTTGTTTAAATACAGCCTTTGCTAACCATTTCAATACTGAGAAAGCTAAGCTTTTAGCAGCCGGAACAGATAAAAAAGAAGTTTGGGAAAAGCTGGAAAAACTTAACGTAGGCCGTTTAAGAATTGCTGCTAAAGGAATCGAACGTCAGGGAGATCAGTTGGTCAACATTCCTAAAGAGGATCAGCTGGATCTTGGAATGTACATGATCGGGCAGATTGCCACCATGCACAACAAAGTGCTTACGCTTGAGGAGCTTCACCAAAATGTTAGTATCGACAATTACGAATATATCCAAAATGCTGAATTATCAGAATTACCTGCATCCAGCGAAAAACCATTGGATATCGCTATCGTAGGAATGGAATGTATTTTCCCGGGTGCTAAAAATCTGGATGAATTCTGGAGAAATATCATCTTAGGAAAAGACAGCGTTACCGAAGTTCCGGACGAAAGATGGAATAAAGACCTTTATTACAAACCGGATTCAGATGAAGCTGATGTATCTCATTCAAAATGGGGCGGTTTCATCCCGAAAATTGATTTTGATCCATTAGCATTCGGAATTCCGCCACAATCTCTTGCCGCTATTGAACCTACACAACTGCTTACTTTATTGGTGGCAAAACGCGCAATGGAAGATGCAGGATATGGTGAGAAACATATTAATAGAGAAAACATTTCTGTAATTATCGGAGCTGAAGGAGGTAACGACCTTGCCAACAGCTATAGTTTCAGAGGATATTATAAACAGGTTTTCGGAGAACTTCATGAAGAAGTAAAAGAAGCCTTCCCACATACCACAGAGGATTCTTTCCCTGGTATTTTGGCCAATGTGATCGCAGGTAGGATTACGAACCGTCTTGATTTAGGCGGAAGAAACTTTACGGTAGATGCAGCGTGTGCTTCTTCTTTGGCAGCACTGGATTTGGCTTGCCAGGAACTTGTATTAGGAAAATCTGATATGGTTCTTGCCGGAGGTGCGGATTTACATAACGGAATCAACGATTACCTGATGTTCTCCAGTACTCACGCCCTTTCCAGAAAAGGAAGATGTGCCACATTCGACAGTGAAGCAGACGGAATTGCCCTTGGAGAAGGAATCGCCATCCTTGTTTTGAAAAGATATGAAGATGCCGTCAACGATGGTGACCGTATTTACTCTGTAATTAAAGGAGTTGGTGGATCAAGTGACGGTAAAGCCCTTGGTTTAACAGCTCCTAGAAAAGTAGGTCAGGTAAGAGCATTAGAGCGTGCTTATACTCAAGCAGGAATCAGTGCTGCATCTGTAGGATTGGTAGAAGCTCATGGTACAGGAACCGTTGTTGGAGACAAAACTGAATTAAGTGCTTTGACTAACTTATTCAGCCGTTCCGGGGCTTTACCGGGACAGACTCATTTAGGTTCTGTGAAAACCCAGATCGGACATACCAAGTGTGCTGCAGGATTAGCAGGCTTAATCAAAGCTTCTCTTGCCGTTTACCATGGGGTAAAACCTCCTACCCTTCACCTTAAACAACCAAACGCTTATTATAATGCACAGACAAGTCCATTCTCTTTCCATGCTGAAACAGGATTATGGACGGAAAAAAACAGATATGCGGGGATCAGTGCTTTCGGATTTGGAGGAACAAACTTCCACACTGTAATTGCTAACCATCCAAAAAAAGATGATTCTATAGCGATGCAGTCCTGGCCTTCAGAACTATTTGTATTCCGTGGGGATACTTATGAAGAAGCCAAAGGACAATCAAGCCAGATCAAAACATTATTGGAAATCAATGATGAGATTCCATTAAAAGATATTGCTTACAGCTTAAGCATCAGTTCAGAAAAGCCGATTCAGTTCAGTATTGTAGCTGATACCGCTGTGGATCTGATGATGAAAATTGAGTTAGTATTGGTAGGAATTGAAACCAAAGATACTTTCACTGTCAGCAAAAAAGAAGGGAAAGTAGCCTTCACATTCCCTGGACAAGGAAGTCAGAGAATCAATATGGCCCGCGATCTGTTCGTAGTATTCCCGGCTATGCGTAAGGTGATTGACAATTATCCTGAACTTGAAAAAGTAGTTTTCCCTTCTACAACCTTCAATGAAGCAGATTTAAAGCAACAAAAAGAAACCATTAAAGATACCCGTTTGGCACAACCGCTTTTAGGAATTGTTGATCTTGCATTAGCCAAATTCTTAGAATCATTAGGAATCATTCCTGATATGCTGGCTGGTCATAGCTATGGTGAATTACCTGCTTTGTGTTTCTCAGGAGTATTCGGTGAGGATAAACTGGTTGACTTAAGTATTCAGAGAGCGCAATCAATATTAAATTCAGTAGAAGGTGGTGATCCGGGTTCGATGTTAGCAGCAAGTGCTACTCACGAACGTTTACAGCCGATCATTGCTAAAGTGGAAGGATGCTATCCGGTTAATTTCAATGCCCCTACTCAATGTGTTATTGCAGGAAGTACACCAGCGATTAATAAACTATTGGAAGTCCTTAAACAGGAAGGTATTTCTGCTAAAAAACTGGAAGTTGCCTGTGCATTCCACAGCCCGTTATTGGCAAAATCAAAAGAATTATATGCTGATGTATTAAAAGACGTTCCTTTCCAGGAAATGCAGATCCCTGTATGGTCTAATACAACGGCAGATGTATATCCTTCGAATCCTGCAGACATTAAAGAAAGACTGACTGACCATTTGGTACAGCCTGTAAGATTCGTAGAACAGATGCAGGCGATGTATAACGACGGAGCAAGAATCTTCATCGAGGTAGGACCTGGAAAAGTCCTTACAGGATTGGCAAAATCATGTCTTGAAAAAGACCAGTTGACTTTATATGTTGAAGACAGCAGCCGTAATAAGTTCACTCATTTATTGTGCATGTTAGCACAGTATTTAGGAACAGGCCGAAGCTTCAATATTGAGAAACTTTTCGATGGCCGTTTCGTTCAGCTTGTGGATATCAATCAGCCTGAACTGTATAAGAAAAGCCCAGCCATCTGGCGTGTTAACGGACAAGCTGCACATCCGACAACAGGTTCATTGCCTGCTAATGGTGCACTCCCTATCATAAACCCTATTCCCATGAACAATTTTACTACTCATAATACGCAAGCTCCTGCACCGGAAAGCCTATCTACGGCAGAACGTATGCTGCAGGAATATTTAAACAGCATGAAATTAATGATACAGGCACAACGTGATGTGATGCTTTCCTTTATGGGCCAGAATCCTCAGGTGAATCCAATGCCTGTTTATAATACGCCAATGCCGGCTCCTGTTCCTGAACGTACAATTCCTGTACAGCAGGTTCCACAAACAGCAACTGTTGCTGTAGCCGCTACTGCCATTGCTGTAAAAGCTGCTCCTACAAGAGATATCAAAGCATTATTACTACAGGTTGTAAGTGATAAAACAGGATATCCGCAGGAAATGCTGGGTATGGAAATGGATCTTGAAGCTGATTTAAGTATCGACTCTATCAAAAGAGTGGAAATCATCGGAACGCTTCGTAACGAACTGGGAACATTAGCCAACGGAAACACCAATGAAGATATGGTTATGGAACAATTGGCAGGAATCAAAACCCTGAGCGGATTAGTTTCATGGCTTACTGAATTCTCAGGAGCAGATACAGAAACAGTAACTCCTGAAAAAAACGGAACTTCAACTGAGGTCTCTTCAAAACCACAAGCAAAATCTGCATTATCACTGGAAGATCTTCAAAACGCTATTTTGAATATCGTAAGCGAAAAAACAGGGTATCCGAAAGAAATGTTAGGATTAGATTTAGATTTGGAAGCAGATCTTAGTATTGATTCTATCAAGCGTATGGAAATCATCGCAGATCTTAAAAACAAGATCGGTTTTGGGGAAAACCTTGAACAGGCTGATGATGTAATGGAAAAACTAGCGGCTATTAAAACCCTTCGCGGATTGGCAAGCTGGATCAGTGAAATGAGCGGTGACACCAACGAAACAAAAAAAGAAGCAAAGGAAGTTAACACCCCTGAAGCAACCAATAATGTATTATCACGTCTGCGTTTTGACATCACGCCTACAGATGCTTCTTCTGTACAAAATACAGAAATCCTTCAGGGGAAACATTTTGCCATCACTCAGGATGACACTCAACAAACCTCAGCCATTAAAGCTGAACTGGAAAAACACGGAGCTATCGTAGAATTGGTAGACGCAGACAAGGATCTTTCAAATGTTGATGGATTAAT
Coding sequences within:
- a CDS encoding DUF1826 domain-containing protein, giving the protein MDNIFSDNTQIGTVSTFSELVNTHFQGMINALCWYRTLDGDFKEIVSKLRLEDTITEISVEDLLTLELSEKGERAREVILNDIQALTDFGAAPSLNLLKCYERDQEFDFISTDVYSYHVDRSPVGTDTFLCTYYGAASDILPNHQAEQKILIPEIREKLKELHDGPEEEFEDFLKDGFFDLHYQPKPGAEPVNLGLGHLWRLAVDHPEQKVLPCVHRAPVENEGEYRLLLIC
- a CDS encoding YdeI/OmpD-associated family protein, whose amino-acid sequence is MKTVVKRQTIHVNKRADWREWLEHNHLSEQSVWVICNTKKSGLPTVDWTVLVDEALCFGWIDSTRKTIDEGSFMQLFSRRKPHSTWSKINKEKIQKLIDSKLMTEAGYKVIETAKQNGSWVILDSVEELIIPDDLNEAFKKYYGSEEYFLSLSKSVKKMLLQWIVLAKRPETRKKRIEEIAELAGQKNRPKQFR
- the glsA gene encoding glutaminase A, which translates into the protein MRKNSFLFSAKGLCIAAFLSLNTVMYAQKTADISTLSEKTLSNILEKNRGYYTQGKVADYIPELGKMDARAIAFSVVDKNGKILNTGDVHKKFTMQSISKIIALMIAVNEKGEANVFDKMGYFGSEKPFNHFSNLETTGKPLNPMMNAGAILTTSLISGEGEKPFLKVLDMVRYITKNPDIDYSKSVYESEKATGHRNRGMFYLMKNNGLISGNEDQLDNYFKQCSIELTAEDLAKIGYFFANQCVRFDGDSQYKNADIAQLIESQMLTAGMYEFSGEYSRMVGLPSKSGVGGGITVSVPGKMGIGVFSPALDQHGNSLAGYHMILDLVKQYSLSIF
- a CDS encoding type I polyketide synthase encodes the protein MKNLTIIGLTPFEKPDVNLMPKLHQAGIFPVLSLGQELMTAQAALSQLGETNLPSYGVYVSNEKLSALQLPENVRFAILPFGVTIPQNSNLDIIYQVTSLEEAKQAEESGAQGIIIKGNEAGGHIGYESTFVLFQRIINEIKSIPVWVQGGIGLHTAAAVKALGATGVVLDSQLALFPESSVPKDIKDLCSKLNGTETKIIADHRVLVRPNSPSLPDDISAEDLQQYFTDLDISKSYIPMGQDISLATDLYEEFRTLKRLAFGLKEAMHGHLKQAKALQVIDQNNPLAQELGLKYPIAQGPMTRVSDVPGFANAVAEAGALPFVALSLLKGNSAKSLVMETKELAGNKTWGVGILGFAPQELRDEQTSYILEAQPPVVLIAGGRPAQAKIFEKAGIKTFLHVPSPALLDIFLKEGAKSFIFEGRECGGHVGPLSSMVLWEKQIERILKEDHPENISVFFAGGIHNDFSTAFVSIMAAPLAARGVKVGVLMGTAYLYTQEAVQTGAIQEEFQLQAMQAKDTVLLETAPGHETRCLNTAFANHFNTEKAKLLAAGTDKKEVWEKLEKLNVGRLRIAAKGIERQGDQLVNIPKEDQLDLGMYMIGQIATMHNKVLTLEELHQNVSIDNYEYIQNAELSELPASSEKPLDIAIVGMECIFPGAKNLDEFWRNIILGKDSVTEVPDERWNKDLYYKPDSDEADVSHSKWGGFIPKIDFDPLAFGIPPQSLAAIEPTQLLTLLVAKRAMEDAGYGEKHINRENISVIIGAEGGNDLANSYSFRGYYKQVFGELHEEVKEAFPHTTEDSFPGILANVIAGRITNRLDLGGRNFTVDAACASSLAALDLACQELVLGKSDMVLAGGADLHNGINDYLMFSSTHALSRKGRCATFDSEADGIALGEGIAILVLKRYEDAVNDGDRIYSVIKGVGGSSDGKALGLTAPRKVGQVRALERAYTQAGISAASVGLVEAHGTGTVVGDKTELSALTNLFSRSGALPGQTHLGSVKTQIGHTKCAAGLAGLIKASLAVYHGVKPPTLHLKQPNAYYNAQTSPFSFHAETGLWTEKNRYAGISAFGFGGTNFHTVIANHPKKDDSIAMQSWPSELFVFRGDTYEEAKGQSSQIKTLLEINDEIPLKDIAYSLSISSEKPIQFSIVADTAVDLMMKIELVLVGIETKDTFTVSKKEGKVAFTFPGQGSQRINMARDLFVVFPAMRKVIDNYPELEKVVFPSTTFNEADLKQQKETIKDTRLAQPLLGIVDLALAKFLESLGIIPDMLAGHSYGELPALCFSGVFGEDKLVDLSIQRAQSILNSVEGGDPGSMLAASATHERLQPIIAKVEGCYPVNFNAPTQCVIAGSTPAINKLLEVLKQEGISAKKLEVACAFHSPLLAKSKELYADVLKDVPFQEMQIPVWSNTTADVYPSNPADIKERLTDHLVQPVRFVEQMQAMYNDGARIFIEVGPGKVLTGLAKSCLEKDQLTLYVEDSSRNKFTHLLCMLAQYLGTGRSFNIEKLFDGRFVQLVDINQPELYKKSPAIWRVNGQAAHPTTGSLPANGALPIINPIPMNNFTTHNTQAPAPESLSTAERMLQEYLNSMKLMIQAQRDVMLSFMGQNPQVNPMPVYNTPMPAPVPERTIPVQQVPQTATVAVAATAIAVKAAPTRDIKALLLQVVSDKTGYPQEMLGMEMDLEADLSIDSIKRVEIIGTLRNELGTLANGNTNEDMVMEQLAGIKTLSGLVSWLTEFSGADTETVTPEKNGTSTEVSSKPQAKSALSLEDLQNAILNIVSEKTGYPKEMLGLDLDLEADLSIDSIKRMEIIADLKNKIGFGENLEQADDVMEKLAAIKTLRGLASWISEMSGDTNETKKEAKEVNTPEATNNVLSRLRFDITPTDASSVQNTEILQGKHFAITQDDTQQTSAIKAELEKHGAIVELVDADKDLSNVDGLIMLDLFSATDKPSIIDHVDLIKKLDFDKAKWVYLISDIAAHIQEISDVSVLRHHQGYPGLFKSLAREFDHTTCRFISLSTPQEVDQIADITLKEILTNDKPAEVIYKNEKRHKVDIIPSPLSTSLNEAHIQLDQKSVVLVLGGAQGITAELVKHMSQAYPCTYILVGRSADPRNEASAKEFEGMKTKEEIRAYLIKSGKFTSPAEIEKETTKIFKNNQILRTIRDMEALGNTIIYQSLDLCDEEGLSNLISSIYEKYNRLDGVIHGAGLLEDKLFKQKTTSSFGRVFDTKVKPLRVLAEQLRTDCQFVVLFSSIASVYGNKGQTDYAAANSVLDDYANALNKRLQGKVISINWGPWKGAGMVSSTLESEYERRGISMIPLDEGKEIFLNEIKYGTESQVLIMSGNNW